The following are encoded in a window of Amycolatopsis lexingtonensis genomic DNA:
- the tsaE gene encoding tRNA (adenosine(37)-N6)-threonylcarbamoyltransferase complex ATPase subunit type 1 TsaE, with protein sequence MSMVFPTPEETMDFGRALGRALRAGDLVLLAGPLGAGKTTLTRGIADGLGVGGRVSSPTFVLARVHPAGASGVPLVHVDAYRLGGDLSQLDDLDLDTDLERSAIVVEWGEGSAERLSDDYLVVRLDRREDDVREVTLEPHGTWTERVPELVQA encoded by the coding sequence TTGAGCATGGTGTTTCCCACGCCCGAAGAGACCATGGACTTCGGGCGCGCGCTCGGCCGCGCGTTGCGCGCGGGCGACCTGGTGCTGCTCGCGGGCCCGCTCGGCGCGGGCAAGACGACGCTGACCCGCGGCATCGCCGACGGCCTCGGCGTCGGTGGCCGCGTCAGTTCCCCGACGTTCGTGCTGGCCCGCGTCCACCCGGCGGGCGCGTCGGGCGTGCCGCTGGTGCACGTCGACGCGTACCGCCTGGGCGGCGACCTCTCCCAGCTCGACGACCTGGACCTGGACACCGACCTGGAGCGCTCGGCGATCGTGGTCGAGTGGGGCGAGGGCTCCGCGGAGCGGCTCTCGGACGACTACCTGGTGGTCCGGCTGGACCGCCGCGAGGACGACGTCCGCGAGGTCACCCTCGAACCGCACGGCACGTGGACCGAGCGGGTCCCGGAGCTGGTGCAGGCGTAA
- the xylB gene encoding xylulokinase has product MTAELVAGIDSSTQSTKVVVCDAATGEIVRTGRAPHPEGTEVDPAAWWDAFQEATKGLLDDVKAIGVGGQQHGMVTLDDAGEVVRPALLWNDTRSAQSALDLIEELGGPSVWAKSVGSVPVASFTVTKLRWLADHEPELADRVARVLLPHDWLTWKLTGGDPVTDRGDASGTGYFSPSDNAYRLDVLSHAFGGRTPELPAVLGPADAAGHTADGVLVSAGTGDNMAAALGLELRAGDVVVSLGTSGTVFGVAETGAADATGEVAGFADATGRFLPLACTLNAARVLTATASMLGATLSEFDRLALAGEPGAEGLTFLPYLDGERTPNLPGATGSLIGLTRANMTPQNLARSAVEGMLCGLAAGLDAVRAHGLDVRRVLLIGGGAQSAAVRAVAPLVFGVPVQLPEVAEYVAIGAARQAAWALTSSAEPPSWQGNKKALELDEPTEAQRAAGHRIQQRHLEAREAAYGVRRNLGED; this is encoded by the coding sequence ATGACAGCTGAGCTGGTCGCCGGCATCGACTCGTCCACGCAGTCGACCAAGGTCGTCGTGTGCGACGCCGCCACCGGGGAGATCGTCCGCACCGGCCGCGCGCCGCACCCCGAGGGCACCGAGGTCGACCCCGCCGCCTGGTGGGACGCCTTCCAAGAAGCCACGAAGGGCCTGCTCGACGACGTCAAGGCCATCGGCGTCGGCGGGCAGCAGCACGGCATGGTCACCCTCGACGACGCCGGCGAGGTCGTCCGGCCCGCGCTGCTGTGGAACGACACCCGTTCCGCGCAGTCGGCACTCGACCTCATCGAGGAGCTCGGCGGGCCGTCCGTCTGGGCGAAGTCCGTCGGCTCGGTGCCGGTCGCCAGCTTCACCGTGACGAAGCTGCGCTGGCTGGCCGACCACGAGCCCGAGCTGGCCGACCGCGTCGCGCGCGTGCTGCTCCCGCACGACTGGCTGACCTGGAAGCTCACCGGCGGCGACCCGGTCACCGACCGCGGCGACGCCTCCGGCACCGGCTACTTCTCGCCGTCCGACAACGCCTACCGCCTCGACGTGCTGAGCCACGCCTTCGGCGGCCGGACGCCGGAGCTGCCCGCCGTGCTCGGCCCGGCCGACGCCGCCGGCCACACCGCGGACGGCGTGCTCGTCTCCGCCGGCACCGGCGACAACATGGCCGCCGCGCTCGGGCTCGAACTGCGCGCCGGGGACGTCGTCGTCTCGCTCGGCACCAGCGGCACGGTGTTCGGCGTCGCCGAGACCGGCGCGGCCGACGCCACCGGCGAGGTCGCCGGGTTCGCCGACGCCACCGGCCGGTTCCTGCCGCTGGCCTGCACCCTCAACGCCGCCCGCGTCCTCACCGCGACGGCGTCGATGCTCGGCGCGACGCTGAGCGAGTTCGACCGGCTCGCCCTGGCCGGCGAGCCCGGTGCCGAGGGCCTGACGTTCCTGCCCTACCTGGACGGCGAGCGCACGCCGAACCTGCCCGGCGCCACCGGTTCGCTGATCGGCCTGACCAGGGCCAACATGACCCCGCAGAACCTCGCACGCAGCGCCGTCGAAGGCATGCTCTGCGGCCTCGCCGCCGGTCTCGACGCGGTCCGCGCGCACGGTCTCGACGTCCGCCGCGTGCTGCTGATCGGGGGTGGCGCGCAGTCGGCCGCCGTCCGCGCGGTCGCGCCGCTGGTGTTCGGCGTGCCCGTGCAGCTGCCCGAAGTCGCCGAGTACGTCGCCATCGGCGCGGCGCGGCAGGCGGCGTGGGCCCTGACTTCCAGTGCGGAACCCCCGTCCTGGCAAGGAAACAAGAAAGCGCTCGAGCTGGACGAGCCGACCGAGGCGCAGCGCGCCGCGGGCCACCGGATCCAGCAGCGCCACCTCGAAGCCCGCGAAGCGGCGTACGGGGTCCGGCGGAATCTCGGAGAGGACTGA
- the alr gene encoding alanine racemase, with translation MTPSFPRAQVDIDLDAIRHNLTLLGARAPGAEVMAVVKADAYGHGALPVARAAVEAGASWLGTCSLGEALALREAGITTRLFSWLDTPDVDFAPGIEADVDLAASSLGELRRIAAAAKPGTRARVHLKIDTGLSRNGCPPAAWAELVEAAAAEPRVDVVAIWSHLACADEPEHPSIDMQAKRFAEAYDAARAAGLDPKRHLANSAALLTRPDLHFDLVRPGIAMYGLNPVPQAEDLRPAMTFRSAVALVKRVEAGESVSYGHTWTTPRDTNLALVPAGYADGVPRSLSGRMDVWLGGQRRPVAGRVCMDQLVVDCGDYEPSVGDEVVLFGQGTHGEPTARQWADKLGTIDYEIVTSMYRPRVRRRYLGARS, from the coding sequence ATGACTCCCAGTTTCCCGCGCGCGCAGGTCGACATCGACCTCGACGCGATCCGCCACAACCTCACCCTGCTGGGCGCCCGCGCGCCCGGCGCCGAGGTGATGGCCGTGGTGAAGGCCGACGCCTACGGCCACGGCGCGCTGCCGGTGGCGCGCGCCGCGGTCGAGGCCGGCGCGAGCTGGCTCGGCACGTGCTCGCTCGGTGAGGCCCTCGCCCTGCGCGAGGCCGGGATCACCACCCGCCTGTTCAGCTGGCTGGACACCCCGGACGTCGACTTCGCGCCCGGCATCGAGGCGGACGTCGACCTCGCCGCCAGCTCGCTGGGTGAGCTACGCCGCATCGCCGCCGCGGCGAAACCGGGTACCCGGGCCCGTGTGCACCTCAAGATCGACACCGGGCTCTCGCGCAACGGCTGCCCGCCCGCCGCGTGGGCCGAGCTGGTCGAAGCGGCGGCCGCCGAACCGCGGGTCGACGTCGTCGCGATCTGGTCCCACCTCGCGTGCGCGGACGAGCCCGAGCACCCCTCCATCGACATGCAGGCGAAGCGCTTCGCCGAGGCCTACGACGCCGCCCGTGCCGCCGGGCTCGACCCGAAGCGGCACCTGGCGAACTCCGCGGCCCTGCTCACCCGGCCGGACCTGCACTTCGACCTCGTCCGGCCCGGCATCGCGATGTACGGGCTCAACCCGGTCCCGCAGGCCGAAGACCTGCGCCCGGCCATGACGTTCCGGTCCGCGGTCGCGCTGGTCAAGCGCGTCGAAGCCGGGGAATCGGTGTCCTACGGGCACACCTGGACCACGCCGCGCGACACGAACCTCGCCCTGGTCCCGGCCGGGTACGCCGACGGCGTCCCGCGGTCGCTGTCCGGGCGGATGGACGTGTGGCTCGGCGGGCAACGGCGGCCGGTCGCCGGCCGCGTCTGCATGGACCAGCTGGTGGTCGACTGCGGCGACTACGAGCCGTCGGTCGGCGACGAGGTCGTCCTGTTCGGCCAGGGGACGCACGGCGAGCCGACGGCCCGGCAATGGGCCGACAAGCTGGGCACCATCGACTACGAGATCGTCACCTCGATGTACCGCCCGCGGGTGCGGCGCCGGTATCTGGGGGCGCGCTCGTGA
- a CDS encoding alpha/beta fold hydrolase → MTPSRRLLAIAGGVGAVATGTAAAAIAVAAQQRRHSEDPYVDEPLGELKPDRTSTVAAEDGTPLSVEEIDPEDGGEPELTVVGVHGFALSRRCWHFQRRDLASLRLPRVRQVYYDHRGHGLSGAASAETSTIEQLARDLDCVLRSVVPDGPVVLMGHSMGGMVIMELAAEFPEIFEDRVCGVAFIATAAGEVGARGLPRSLLSKYNPLTRAAGGLAGWQPGLVEFVRAAGGQLTRQAVRRLAFGSRDVAPRLVDFMLEMLEVTPVRGLVNFVDTLGSHNRYAALAGLKHAEVLVIGGDSDRFTPFAHAERIAAELPDAELVRVRGAGHMVLLEQPELVNSHLIDLLQRCSGVDGENSSRRTWWWQR, encoded by the coding sequence GTGACACCTTCACGTCGACTGCTGGCCATCGCCGGCGGGGTCGGGGCCGTGGCCACGGGGACCGCCGCCGCCGCTATCGCCGTCGCCGCGCAGCAGCGGCGGCACAGTGAGGATCCGTACGTGGACGAGCCGCTGGGGGAGCTGAAGCCGGATCGCACGTCGACGGTCGCGGCCGAGGACGGCACCCCGCTCTCGGTCGAGGAGATCGACCCGGAGGACGGTGGCGAACCGGAACTGACGGTCGTGGGGGTGCACGGCTTCGCGCTTTCGCGCCGCTGCTGGCACTTCCAGCGCCGCGACCTCGCGTCGCTGCGGCTGCCCCGCGTGCGCCAGGTGTACTACGACCACCGCGGCCACGGCCTGTCCGGCGCGGCCTCCGCGGAGACGTCGACGATCGAGCAGCTGGCGCGCGACCTCGACTGCGTGCTGCGGTCCGTGGTGCCGGACGGTCCCGTCGTGCTGATGGGGCACTCGATGGGCGGCATGGTGATCATGGAGCTGGCCGCCGAGTTCCCCGAGATCTTCGAAGACCGCGTCTGCGGCGTCGCGTTCATCGCGACGGCGGCGGGCGAAGTGGGCGCACGCGGGTTGCCGCGCTCGCTGCTCTCGAAGTACAACCCGCTGACGCGCGCCGCCGGCGGTCTCGCCGGCTGGCAGCCGGGGCTGGTGGAATTCGTCCGCGCGGCCGGCGGCCAGCTGACGCGGCAGGCCGTGCGCCGGCTGGCGTTCGGCAGCCGGGACGTCGCGCCGCGGCTGGTCGACTTCATGCTCGAGATGCTCGAAGTGACGCCGGTGCGCGGGCTCGTGAACTTCGTCGACACGCTCGGCAGCCACAACCGGTACGCGGCGCTCGCCGGCTTGAAGCACGCGGAAGTGCTGGTCATCGGCGGCGACTCGGACCGGTTCACGCCGTTCGCGCACGCCGAGCGGATCGCGGCCGAGCTGCCTGACGCGGAACTCGTGCGCGTCCGCGGCGCCGGGCACATGGTCCTGCTCGAGCAGCCCGAGCTGGTGAACAGCCATCTGATCGATCTCCTGCAACGCTGTTCCGGTGTGGACGGCGAAAACTCGTCCCGGCGAACCTGGTGGTGGCAGCGTTGA
- a CDS encoding serine hydrolase, which yields MGTAVVAGSVLTGSPAFAQEADIEASPATPDRARQKVKRVYDDAAAEAGGIWNSYISVADQMAVDVASDEVVEAYSVNKVAVAVTLMDKIDRGLLTLDQQVQVPESIVVPGGDGIIILDKAYPSAFTLGHVLSLFLTVSDDTCVRLVGLVVPAAEINQILVTKGFPKTQVTPVANPNRYFLGQTTPRETHDLLKALVAGTLLSPASTEYLLSILRSQVAFTDGIRREMSSADRARIATKAGWLNDGRNEAGIMFDAAGKPVVIYSMFAHGQANPEDFGATHPVRQASAKMGPKFLRAVDKIAGAGTRAFRAPAYQPSNGG from the coding sequence TTGGGGACCGCTGTCGTCGCCGGAAGCGTTCTGACCGGCTCCCCCGCGTTCGCGCAGGAAGCAGACATCGAGGCCAGCCCGGCCACACCGGACCGGGCCAGGCAGAAGGTGAAGCGCGTCTACGACGACGCGGCCGCCGAGGCGGGCGGCATCTGGAACTCCTACATCAGCGTGGCCGACCAGATGGCCGTCGACGTGGCGTCCGACGAGGTCGTCGAGGCGTACAGCGTCAACAAGGTGGCCGTCGCGGTCACCTTGATGGACAAGATCGACCGTGGCCTGCTCACGCTGGACCAGCAGGTCCAGGTGCCCGAGAGCATCGTCGTGCCGGGTGGCGACGGCATCATCATCCTGGACAAGGCGTACCCGAGCGCGTTCACGCTGGGCCACGTCCTGTCGCTGTTCCTCACCGTTTCGGACGACACGTGCGTCCGGCTGGTGGGGCTCGTGGTTCCGGCGGCCGAGATCAACCAGATCCTGGTGACCAAGGGCTTCCCCAAGACCCAGGTCACGCCGGTGGCCAACCCGAACCGCTACTTCCTCGGCCAGACCACTCCGCGCGAGACCCACGACCTGCTGAAGGCGCTGGTCGCGGGCACCTTGCTGAGCCCGGCGTCGACGGAGTACCTGCTGTCCATCCTGCGGTCGCAGGTGGCGTTCACCGACGGCATCCGCCGTGAGATGTCGTCCGCCGACCGGGCGAGGATCGCCACGAAGGCGGGCTGGCTGAACGACGGCCGCAACGAAGCGGGGATCATGTTCGACGCCGCGGGCAAGCCGGTGGTGATCTACTCGATGTTCGCGCACGGCCAGGCGAACCCGGAGGACTTCGGGGCCACGCACCCGGTCCGGCAGGCGAGCGCGAAGATGGGGCCGAAGTTCCTGCGCGCGGTCGACAAGATCGCGGGCGCCGGCACCAGGGCGTTCCGGGCACCGGCCTACCAGCCGTCCAACGGCGGCTGA
- a CDS encoding NAD(P)H-hydrate dehydratase, whose product MQGIWTTERIREAEARAFAVTPEGELMRRASFGLAVQIADFLEDHTGGVAGRRVVLLAGSGDNGGDALWAGAFLRRRGVAVTAILLKPEKAHQAGLKALKRAGGRAVPAADGPQWIAKADVVVDGIVGISGKGPLRPDAARLVELVAAPIVAVDLPSGVDPDTGAVDGPAVKAARTVTFGALKPVHALAPSWCGEVVLVDIGLELTDPDLRRFDVADVAAAWPVPGPADDKYSQGVVGIAAGSATYPGAAVLAAGSAVRATSGLVRYAGHAADVVRSQWPEIIATGTVADAGRVQAWAVGPGIGTGSDGRDVLRHVLGQGVPVCADADATTIIAKSPEVLDARDPDTPLVLTPHAGEYERLMGRKPGADRVTAAREAAKKYDAVVLLKGHVTVVAAPDGRVALNKPHGAWLATAGSGDVLSGLVGALLAAGLDPWQAAAMAAHVHSLAGAIAAQNAPTSASGLVHAIPEAIRAIRSLTT is encoded by the coding sequence GTGCAGGGAATCTGGACCACGGAACGGATTCGCGAGGCGGAGGCACGGGCGTTCGCCGTCACGCCGGAAGGCGAGCTGATGCGGCGGGCGTCCTTCGGCTTGGCCGTGCAGATCGCCGACTTCCTGGAAGACCACACCGGCGGTGTCGCCGGACGCCGGGTGGTGCTGCTGGCCGGCTCCGGCGACAACGGCGGCGACGCGCTCTGGGCCGGGGCGTTCCTGCGCCGTCGCGGGGTAGCCGTGACGGCGATCCTGCTCAAACCCGAGAAGGCGCACCAAGCCGGGCTCAAGGCGTTGAAGCGGGCCGGCGGCCGGGCGGTGCCCGCCGCGGACGGTCCACAGTGGATCGCGAAGGCCGACGTCGTCGTGGACGGCATCGTCGGGATTTCCGGCAAAGGCCCGCTGCGCCCGGACGCGGCCCGGCTCGTCGAGCTGGTGGCAGCGCCGATCGTCGCGGTCGACCTGCCCAGCGGCGTCGACCCGGACACCGGCGCGGTCGACGGCCCCGCGGTGAAAGCGGCCCGCACGGTGACCTTCGGCGCGCTCAAGCCGGTGCACGCGCTCGCGCCGTCGTGGTGCGGTGAAGTCGTGCTCGTCGACATCGGCCTCGAGCTGACCGACCCGGACCTGCGGCGGTTCGACGTCGCGGACGTCGCCGCGGCCTGGCCGGTGCCCGGCCCGGCGGACGACAAGTACAGCCAGGGTGTGGTCGGTATCGCGGCGGGTTCGGCGACGTACCCGGGCGCGGCGGTGCTGGCGGCGGGCTCGGCGGTGCGCGCGACTTCGGGCCTGGTGCGCTACGCCGGTCACGCGGCCGACGTCGTCCGGTCCCAGTGGCCGGAGATCATCGCGACCGGCACGGTCGCGGACGCGGGCCGCGTCCAGGCGTGGGCGGTCGGGCCGGGCATCGGCACCGGCTCGGACGGCCGCGACGTCCTGCGGCACGTGCTGGGCCAGGGCGTCCCGGTCTGCGCGGACGCGGACGCGACGACGATCATCGCGAAGTCCCCGGAGGTCCTCGACGCCCGTGACCCGGACACGCCGCTGGTCCTGACCCCGCACGCGGGCGAGTACGAGCGCCTGATGGGCCGCAAGCCGGGAGCGGACCGTGTGACAGCGGCGCGCGAAGCGGCGAAGAAGTACGACGCGGTGGTGCTGCTGAAGGGGCACGTCACGGTGGTGGCGGCCCCGGACGGCCGGGTCGCGCTGAACAAGCCGCACGGCGCCTGGCTGGCGACGGCGGGCTCGGGCGACGTCCTGTCCGGCCTGGTCGGCGCCCTGCTGGCGGCCGGCCTGGACCCGTGGCAGGCGGCGGCGATGGCGGCTCACGTGCATTCGCTGGCCGGCGCGATCGCCGCCCAAAACGCGCCGACCTCGGCGTCCGGCCTGGTCCACGCGATCCCGGAGGCCATCCGCGCCATCCGCTCCCTGACGACCTGA
- a CDS encoding ABC transporter ATP-binding protein: MASITYDKATRRYAGSERPAVDALDLEIADGEFLVLVGPSGCGKSTSLRMLAGLEDIDEGAVWIGDRDVTQLPPRSRDIAMVFQNYALYPHMTVAQNMGFALKIAGRPASEIKQKVLEAAKLLDIEQYLDRKPKALSGGQRQRVAMGRAIVREPQVFLMDEPLSNLDAKLRVSTRTQIAALQRRLGVTTVYVTHDQVEAMTMGDRVAVLSDGLLQQCDTPRALYDKPANAFVAGFIGSPAMNLATAKLTADGAEVGGARVPLTRETIAAADGDTVTLGFRPEALEVATDEDGTLPIKVDLVEELGSDAFVYGKLAQTDADDTRPNVVVRVDPRTPPAMGDTLHLRIRPNELHVFSATSGARLP; encoded by the coding sequence ATGGCTTCCATCACCTACGACAAGGCGACGCGCCGCTACGCCGGTTCGGAGCGCCCCGCGGTCGACGCGCTGGACCTGGAGATCGCCGACGGCGAGTTCCTGGTGCTGGTCGGCCCGTCCGGCTGCGGCAAGTCGACCAGCCTGCGCATGCTCGCCGGCCTCGAGGACATCGACGAGGGCGCCGTCTGGATCGGCGACCGCGACGTCACGCAGCTGCCGCCGCGCTCGCGCGACATCGCGATGGTGTTCCAGAACTACGCGCTGTACCCGCACATGACGGTCGCGCAGAACATGGGCTTCGCGCTGAAGATCGCCGGCCGCCCCGCGTCCGAGATCAAGCAGAAGGTGCTCGAGGCCGCGAAGCTGCTGGACATCGAGCAGTACCTCGACCGCAAGCCGAAGGCGCTCTCCGGCGGTCAGCGCCAGCGCGTCGCGATGGGCCGCGCGATCGTCCGCGAGCCGCAGGTCTTCCTGATGGACGAGCCGCTGTCGAACCTCGACGCGAAGCTGCGCGTGTCGACGCGCACGCAGATCGCCGCGCTGCAGCGCCGCCTCGGCGTCACGACCGTGTACGTCACGCACGACCAGGTCGAGGCCATGACGATGGGCGACCGCGTCGCCGTGCTGTCGGACGGCCTGCTGCAGCAGTGCGACACCCCGCGCGCCCTGTACGACAAGCCCGCAAACGCTTTCGTCGCCGGCTTCATCGGCTCGCCGGCGATGAACCTCGCCACCGCGAAGCTCACGGCCGACGGCGCCGAGGTGGGTGGCGCGCGCGTGCCGCTGACCCGCGAGACCATCGCCGCGGCCGACGGCGACACCGTGACCCTCGGCTTCCGGCCGGAGGCCCTCGAGGTCGCCACCGACGAAGACGGCACCCTGCCGATCAAGGTGGACCTGGTCGAGGAGCTCGGCTCGGACGCCTTCGTCTACGGCAAGCTCGCCCAGACCGACGCCGACGACACCCGGCCCAACGTCGTCGTCCGGGTCGACCCGCGCACGCCGCCGGCCATGGGGGACACCCTCCACCTGCGGATCCGCCCGAACGAGCTGCACGTGTTCTCCGCCACGTCCGGGGCGCGCCTGCCCTGA
- a CDS encoding carboxyl transferase domain-containing protein, giving the protein MSRLPAREVVEAIANGFTEFPTPLRDEPADGPIGWPGYREARSAAEARTREKESVVCGTAKIGDVEAVLIAFEFGFLGGSLGQRTGDRIEAAFAHARDARLPVVSLIATGGSRMQQGMRALMQLQRVARAAALTRAAGIPQVSVLRDPTTGGGWATLGAGADVVLALPEAQVGFAGSRVRPPEAPEAYTAEAKLEWGQADAVVAPAELGSTLERWLRLLTARSSAAAPPPSALRAASLPATGWEAVQAARSPERARATEYLDAYFDWREDISGDRAGGVDPGVACGFGWRDGRTIAYAAQCGTPTSPAGFRTAARLVRLASRLGFPVLTLVDTPGAANDAAAEQAGAGPAIAAMFEAVATASIPVTTLVIGEGGSGGALAFAAAESTWVAPDAYFSVTSPEAAAAILKRPAEEVPEIANRLHLRPQDLVDLGVARAVVSPAR; this is encoded by the coding sequence GTGTCTAGGCTGCCGGCGCGCGAGGTCGTCGAAGCGATCGCCAACGGGTTCACGGAGTTCCCGACGCCGCTGCGCGACGAGCCGGCCGACGGGCCGATCGGCTGGCCGGGTTACCGCGAAGCCCGCTCCGCGGCGGAAGCGCGCACCCGCGAGAAGGAGTCGGTCGTCTGCGGGACGGCGAAGATCGGCGACGTCGAGGCCGTGCTGATCGCGTTCGAGTTCGGCTTCCTCGGCGGGTCGCTCGGGCAGCGCACCGGCGACCGGATCGAGGCGGCGTTCGCGCACGCCCGCGACGCGCGGCTGCCGGTGGTCTCGCTGATCGCGACCGGCGGCAGCCGCATGCAGCAGGGCATGCGGGCGCTGATGCAGCTGCAGCGCGTGGCACGGGCGGCGGCGCTGACCCGCGCGGCGGGCATCCCGCAGGTCTCGGTGCTGCGCGACCCGACGACCGGCGGCGGCTGGGCGACCCTCGGCGCGGGCGCCGACGTCGTGCTCGCGCTGCCGGAGGCGCAGGTCGGGTTCGCGGGCTCGCGGGTGCGGCCGCCGGAAGCCCCGGAGGCGTACACCGCGGAGGCGAAGCTCGAGTGGGGCCAGGCCGACGCCGTCGTCGCGCCGGCCGAACTCGGCTCGACGCTGGAACGCTGGCTGCGGCTGCTGACCGCGCGTTCTTCGGCGGCCGCTCCACCGCCTTCGGCGCTACGAGCCGCTTCGCTGCCTGCGACAGGTTGGGAGGCGGTCCAGGCGGCCCGTTCGCCGGAGCGAGCCCGGGCCACCGAGTACCTGGACGCGTACTTCGACTGGCGGGAAGACATCAGCGGCGACCGCGCGGGCGGCGTCGACCCGGGCGTGGCGTGCGGCTTCGGCTGGCGCGACGGCCGGACGATCGCCTACGCGGCGCAGTGCGGCACGCCGACGTCCCCGGCGGGCTTCCGCACGGCCGCCCGGCTGGTGCGGCTGGCGTCCCGGCTGGGCTTCCCGGTCCTGACGCTGGTCGACACCCCGGGCGCGGCGAACGACGCGGCCGCCGAGCAGGCGGGCGCGGGTCCGGCGATCGCGGCGATGTTCGAGGCGGTCGCGACGGCATCGATCCCGGTGACGACGCTGGTGATCGGCGAAGGCGGCTCGGGCGGGGCGCTGGCGTTCGCCGCGGCGGAGTCGACGTGGGTGGCACCGGACGCGTACTTCTCGGTGACGTCCCCGGAGGCCGCGGCGGCGATCCTCAAGCGGCCGGCGGAGGAGGTCCCGGAGATCGCCAACCGGCTGCACCTGCGGCCCCAGGACCTGGTGGACCTGGGCGTCGCGCGGGCGGTCGTGAGTCCGGCTCGATGA
- a CDS encoding DeoR/GlpR family DNA-binding transcription regulator, translating into MSRGTAPGDRKTRPSDAAVEQRRQEILDHVIEQGEARIDDLTARFKVSLMTMHRDLDDLAERRLLRKLRGKVEAYPALTVESAARFGDTLHRGEKDALGEAAARHVHPGQTVFVDDSTTLLPLVKRLAEIDGLTVVTNSLRAARVLGEGGADVVLAGGRYSREYDSCAGPEVLGLLDSIRADVAFVSVTAVAVGRLFHPDRDYAELKKAALKVANHNVLVVDHSKFGRTATYAHGDVGDYDLLITGEATPTEEIEAALNAGTAIEIVEHVAEGQPYDS; encoded by the coding sequence GTGAGCCGCGGCACAGCACCTGGAGACCGGAAGACCCGGCCGTCCGATGCTGCCGTCGAGCAGCGGCGGCAGGAGATCCTCGACCACGTCATCGAGCAGGGCGAAGCGCGGATCGACGACCTGACCGCGCGCTTCAAGGTCAGCCTCATGACCATGCACCGCGACCTCGACGACCTGGCCGAACGCCGGCTCCTGCGCAAGCTCCGCGGCAAGGTCGAGGCCTACCCGGCGCTCACCGTCGAGTCCGCCGCCCGCTTCGGCGACACCCTCCACCGCGGTGAGAAGGACGCCCTCGGCGAGGCCGCCGCGCGGCACGTCCACCCCGGGCAGACCGTCTTCGTCGACGACTCCACCACCCTCCTCCCGCTGGTCAAGCGGCTCGCGGAGATCGACGGCCTCACCGTCGTCACCAACTCCCTGCGGGCCGCGCGTGTCCTCGGCGAAGGCGGGGCCGACGTCGTGCTCGCCGGTGGCCGCTACTCCCGCGAGTACGACTCCTGCGCCGGCCCCGAGGTGCTCGGCCTGCTCGACTCGATCCGCGCCGACGTCGCCTTCGTCTCGGTCACCGCGGTCGCCGTCGGGCGGCTCTTCCACCCGGACCGCGACTACGCCGAGCTCAAGAAGGCGGCCCTCAAGGTCGCGAACCACAACGTCCTCGTCGTCGACCACTCGAAGTTCGGCCGCACCGCCACCTACGCGCACGGCGACGTCGGCGACTACGACCTGTTGATCACCGGCGAAGCCACGCCCACCGAGGAGATCGAGGCCGCGCTCAACGCGGGCACCGCGATCGAGATCGTCGAACACGTCGCAGAGGGGCAGCCCTATGACAGCTGA